A stretch of Porites lutea chromosome 5, jaPorLute2.1, whole genome shotgun sequence DNA encodes these proteins:
- the LOC140937994 gene encoding beta-1,3-galactosyl-O-glycosyl-glycoprotein beta-1,6-N-acetylglucosaminyltransferase 3-like produces the protein MTPETLHNITQVSFLQASKWKRCKRLISGEEKVNRTYIQRNDSDILDVYKVDTDCDHVLRRYFVHPPVTKEERKLPIAYAVLLYKGASLFERTLRAIYMPHNVYCIHIDKKSPEAFHKAIQALIRCLPNVFISANSTDVVWGHFSIVEAQLNCMEELLESSVKWKYYISLVGQDFPLYDNKQIVRALRGLNYTNSIESMPMPRHNQDRTKKVHTLRNRVIYNTGIAKSPPPHNISIHKGSTHIVAIRGFVEFVLHSKIGKDFIEFLKDTYVPDETIYSSLQQHPLAPGGIRGNQPKYIPRALYWLLTNTRNICHGAWVRGLCWIQVEDLRWALGKQKKDKLFVHKIPFNFNDDLIECILVARQGRKYETAVWKQ, from the exons ATGACGCCAGAGA CATTGCATAATATAACTCAAGTTTCTTTCTTGCAGGCATCTAAGTGGAAAAGGTGCAAAAGACTTATATCTGGCGAAGAGAAAGTGAACAGAACTTACATCCAAAGAAATGACTCTGATATCCTTGATGTGTATAAGGTAGATACGGACTGCGATCATGTTTTACGGAGATATTTTGTTCATCCTCCGGTCACGAAAGAAGAAAGGAAGCTGCCGATTGCTTACGCAGTTTTATTATATAAGGGTGCATCCCTCTTTGAACGAACTCTTCGAGCCATCTACATGCCTCATAACGTTTATTGTATCCACATCGACAAGAAATCCCCGGAGGCTTTCCATAAAGCGATACAGGCGCTAATTCGATGTCTTCCGAATGTTTTCATTTCGGCAAACAGCACTGATGTTGTCTGGGGACATTTCTCAATTGTTGAAGCTCAACTGAACTGCATGGAGGAGCTACTGGAATCCTCAGTGAAATGGAAATATTACATCAGTTTAGTTGGACAGGATTTCCCTCTTTACGATAACAAGCAAATTGTGAGAGCATTACGGGGGCTGAACTATACTAACAGCATCGAAAGCATGCCCATGCCTCGACATAATCAGGACCGAACTAAGAAAGTGCACACGCTGAGAAACCGCGTTATCTACAATACTGGTATCGCAAAGTCGCCACCGCCACACAATATTTCTATCCATAAAGGATCGACACATATCGTCGCCATAAGAggatttgttgaatttgttcTCCATAGTAAAATAGGAAAAGACTTTATTGAATTCTTGAAGGACACCTATGTCCCAGACGAAACAATATACTCATCTTTACAACAACATCCGCTGGCCCCAGGGGGTATTCGTGGCAATCAACCCAAGTATATACCGCGTGCCCTGTACTGGCTTTTAACGAACACTCGTAACATTTGTCATGGGGCCTGGGTACGAGGTCTTTGCTGGATCCAAGTAGAAGATTTGCGCTGGGCGCTaggaaagcagaaaaaagacaaactttTTGTTCACAAGATCCCATTCAACTTCAATGATGATTTGATAGAATGTATTCTTGTTGCAAGACAGGGAAGGAAATATGAAACTGCTGTATGGAAACAATAA
- the LOC140937993 gene encoding beta-1,3-galactosyl-O-glycosyl-glycoprotein beta-1,6-N-acetylglucosaminyltransferase 3-like: MTQRRVLIVSKKLKWKRCTKLISGEEKPNQSRNLSTVATSDIYRSDQDCLHVLSKRFIHPPVLKEEKQSPIAFGLTVYKGARLFEKILRAVYMPNNMYCIHIDKKSSAVFRKEIKAVIRCLPNVFIAANSVDVTWGHISIVQAQFSCMEELLKSTVKWKYYISLVGQDFPLYDNKQIVKALNGLNNFNNIVSRPVSKKLQNRTKYVHLLIDNKVVMTGRPKLPPPHNISIYIGSTHIIALREFVKFVLHSQMAKDFYEFLKDTFIPDETIYSSLQRNPQAPGGINGDQPKSISRVLAWPAHKSNICHGKWVRSLCWISLKDLQWVLGEEQRDKLFVHKIPFDFNDELIECILVARQGRKYATAVWKQELWDTAS; the protein is encoded by the exons ATGACGCAAAGACGTGTCCTCATAGTATCGAAG AAATTAAAGTGGAAAAGATGTACAAAACTTATTTCTGGCGAAGAAAAACCAAATCAGAGTAGGAATTTATCGACTGTAGCAACTTCCGACATCTACAGATCTGATCAAGACTGCTTACATGTTTTAAGCAAACGCTTTATTCATCCTCCtgttttaaaagaagaaaagcagTCACCAATCGCTTTTGGCCTGACTGTTTATAAAGGTGCGCGTctgtttgaaaaaattctacGAGCTGTTTACATGCCAAACAATATGTATTGCATTCATATCGACAAAAAGTCTTCAGCCGTCTTCCGTAAAGAGATAAAGGCCGTTATACGTTGCCTTCCAAACGTTTTTATCGCAGCAAACAGTGTTGACGTCACCTGGGGACATATTTCAATAGTTCAAGCTCAATTCAGTTGCATGGAAGAGCTTTTGAAATCGACTGTTAAATGGAAATATTACATTAGTTTAGTTGGACAGGATTTTCCTCTTTACGATAACAAGCAAATTGTCAAGGCACTAAATGGTCTTAACAACTTTAATAACATAGTAAGTAGACCAGTTTCCaaaaagttgcaaaacagaACTAAATATGTCCACTTATTAATCGATAATAAGGTTGTAATGACTGGTCGACCAAAATTACCCCCTCCACATAATATTTCGATCTATATAGGATCAACACATATCATTGCGTTAAGAGAATTTGTCAAGTTTGTTCTTCATAGCCAAATGGCAAAAGACTTTTATGAATTCTTAAAGGATACTTTTATCCCGGATGAAACGATATACTCGTCTCTACAACGGAATCCTCAAGCCCCAGGCGGAATCAATGGCGATCAACCGAAGTCCATATCACGTGTCTTGGCCTGGCCAGCCCATAAGTCAAATATCTGTCATGGAAAGTGGGTACGGAGTCTTTGCTGGATTTCCTTGAAAGATTTACAATGGGTCCTAGGAGAAGAACAGAGAGACAAACTCTTTGTTCATAAGATTCCGTTTGACTTCAACGATGAGCTGATAGAATGCATTCTTGTTGCAAGGCAGGGAAGAAAATATGCAACTGCTGTGTGGAAACAGGAATTGTGGGATACAGCGTCTTAA